The Brassica oleracea var. oleracea cultivar TO1000 chromosome C6, BOL, whole genome shotgun sequence genome includes a region encoding these proteins:
- the LOC106297299 gene encoding uncharacterized protein LOC106297299: MVMNYNSAVLGIVAKLRNCGETITESQMLEKTYTTFHKSHITLQQQYKLRGYTNFSELIVALLIAEKNNELLIKNHMTRPTGSKPFPEANTLDTKKPVKKNKAFRGRGRGRLNYRGRGRKYNPQDRKSFQWVRSEQSPKGKEHQGNTSQKREEACFRCGTKGHWSRLCRTPAHLCALCKESVKGKEKEVNFAEHSEGTTHLDASDFVNDFEETAITEA; encoded by the coding sequence ATGGTGATGAATTACAATTCTGCTGTGTTAGGAATTGTGGCCAAATTGAGAAATTGTGGTGAAACGATCACCGAATCTCAAATGCTTGAGAAGACATACACCACATTCCACAAGAGCCACATCACCCTGCAACAACAGTACAAGTTGCGGGGATATACCAACTTTTCGGAATTGATTGTGGCGCTTCTCATAGCAGAAAAGAACAATGAGCTTCTGATCAAGAATCACATGACTCGTCCAACTGGTTCTAAACCGTTTCCTGAAGCAAACACATTAGATACGAAGAAACCAGTCAAGAAAAATAAGGCCTTTCGGGGTCGCGGTCGTGGCCGTCTAAACTACCGTGGACGTGGACGAAAGTACAATCCACAAGATAGGAAGTCATTCCAGTGGGTCCGCTCTGAGCAATCCCCTAAGGGAAAAGAACACCAAGGAAATACCTCCCAGAAGCGAGAAGAAGCTTGTTTCAGATGCGGTACTAAGGGACATTGGTCTCGTTTATGTCGTACCCCTGCACACCTTTGTGCTCTATGCAAGGAGTCCGTCAAAGGGAAAGAAAAAGAAGTAAACTTTGCGGAACACTCTGAGGGTACAACGCACCTCGATGCGTCTGACTTTGTGAATGATTTCGAGGAGACCGCTATCACGGAAGCTTAA
- the LOC106298652 gene encoding zinc finger CCCH domain-containing protein 55-like isoform X3, protein MDPDDPTSIIFKKIRTLEPDNAPKLIGYFLLQDMEQTDLIRLAFGPDTLLQTFCRQAKSVLGLSSNGNHISRPHHHQLLSQSSPSNGFFDFSRNPNPNFDSSPFRDGEEQQLSNRLSFPDEEDPFASLHKRSFSADGEPEEPGFGVGGGGAGYRFPQTGLVDGFDSSGVESGYVCLQREGMMRMKLAQQQRMAQLMALRQGEESGYYYSPSRHERDDSVSRQIYLTFPSESSFTDADVSSYFSDFGAVEDVRIPYQQQRMYGFVTFSNAETVRIVLARGNPHFICDSRVLVKPYKEKGKILQNKWQQQQLQQLLERGSYSASSSPSEMDLYECHLGPRMFSRNTQEMMRRKADAQHAIEVELQRRRFLALQLPGRENESVHHLQRSLSIGSPSHLPPRFNHSLLFQPESSMEETTEGDSDRGESHLHLVPNNNKVCGYSNEFHKRQETSPENTLPDSLFGFPIKSEEALQTESDTKAEEWRGKD, encoded by the exons ATGGATCCCGACGATCCCACTTCCATAATCTTCAAAAAGATCAGAACTTTAGAACCAGACAACGCCCCCAAACTCATTGGCTACTTTCTATTGCAAGACATGGAACAAACCGATTTGATTCGTCTTGCTTTTGGTCCCGACACTCTCTTACAGACTTTCTGTCGTCAAGCCAAATCCGTTTTAGGTCTTTCCTCAAACGGAAACCATATCTCGAGACCCCATCACCACCAGCTATTGTCTCAGTCTTCTCCAAGTAATGGGTTCTTCGACTTCTCTAGAAACCCTAACCCTAACTTCGATTCTAGCCCATTTCGTGACGGCGAGGAGCAACAGTTAAGCAATCGCTTGTCGTTTCCCGACGAAGAGGATCCGTTTGCTAGTTTGCACAAGAGGAGTTTCTCTGCAGACGGCGAACCAGAGGAACCAGGGTTTGGAGTTGGAGGAGGAGGAGCCGGTTATCGGTTTCCACAGACCGGTTTAGTTGATGGGTTCGATTCATCTGGTGTTGAGAGTGGCTACGTTTGCTTACAGAGAGAGGGGATGATGAGGATGAAGTTAGCTCAGCAACAGAGAATGGCTCAGCTCATGGCGCTAAG ACAAGGAGAAGAAAGTGGTTACTATTACAGTCCAAGTAGGCATGAGAGAGATGACTCAGTCTCTAGACAGATCTACTTGACATTTCCGTCTGAAAGCTCATTCACTGATGCAGACGTCTCCTCTTATTTCAG TGACTTTGGAGCTGTGGAAGATGTGAGGATACCATATCAGCAGCAAAGGATGTATGGGTTTGTTACTTTCTCTAATGCTGAAACTGTGAGGATCGTATTGGCTCGAGGCAACCCTCATTTCATCTGTGACTCACGTGTGCTTGTTAAACCGTACAAGGAGAAAGGAAAGATCCTTCAAAA CAAGTGGCAACAGCAGCAACTTCAGCAGCTGTTGGAGAGAGGGAGCTATTCTGCTTCTTCAAGTCCTTCTGAAATGGATCTCTATGAATGTCACTTGG GTCCAAGGATGTTTTCAAGGAACACACAAGAGATGATGAGAAGGAAAGCTGATGCACAACATGCCATTGAAGTAGAACTCCAAAGAAGAAGGTTCTTGGCTCTGCAATTGCCTGGGAGGGAGAATGAGTCTGTTCATCATCTCCAGCGTAGTCTTTCTATCGGCTCTCCTTCTCATCTCCCACCTCGGTTCAACCATAGTCTTCTCTTTCAACCAGAAAGCAGCATGGAAGAAACCACAGAAG GTGATAGTGATAGAGGTGAAAGCCATCTTCATCTAGTACCAAACAACAACAAAGTATGCGGATACAGTAACGAGTTCCACAAGAG GCAAGAGACAAGTCCGGAGAATACGCTTCCTGATAGCTTGTTTGGTTTCCCTATTAAGTCTGAAGAAGCACTCCAAACTGAGTCTGATACCAAAGCAGAGGAATGG AGAGGTAAAGACTGA
- the LOC106298652 gene encoding zinc finger CCCH domain-containing protein 55-like isoform X2, whose protein sequence is MDPDDPTSIIFKKIRTLEPDNAPKLIGYFLLQDMEQTDLIRLAFGPDTLLQTFCRQAKSVLGLSSNGNHISRPHHHQLLSQSSPSNGFFDFSRNPNPNFDSSPFRDGEEQQLSNRLSFPDEEDPFASLHKRSFSADGEPEEPGFGVGGGGAGYRFPQTGLVDGFDSSGVESGYVCLQREGMMRMKLAQQQRMAQLMALRQGEESGYYYSPSRHERDDSVSRQIYLTFPSESSFTDADVSSYFSDFGAVEDVRIPYQQQRMYGFVTFSNAETVRIVLARGNPHFICDSRVLVKPYKEKGKILQNKWQQQQLQQLLERGSYSASSSPSEMDLYECHLGPRMFSRNTQEMMRRKADAQHAIEVELQRRRFLALQLPGRENESVHHLQRSLSIGSPSHLPPRFNHSLLFQPESSMEETTEGDSDRGESHLHLVPNNNKVCGYSNEFHKRQETSPENTLPDSLFGFPIKSEEALQTESDTKAEEWAHSL, encoded by the exons ATGGATCCCGACGATCCCACTTCCATAATCTTCAAAAAGATCAGAACTTTAGAACCAGACAACGCCCCCAAACTCATTGGCTACTTTCTATTGCAAGACATGGAACAAACCGATTTGATTCGTCTTGCTTTTGGTCCCGACACTCTCTTACAGACTTTCTGTCGTCAAGCCAAATCCGTTTTAGGTCTTTCCTCAAACGGAAACCATATCTCGAGACCCCATCACCACCAGCTATTGTCTCAGTCTTCTCCAAGTAATGGGTTCTTCGACTTCTCTAGAAACCCTAACCCTAACTTCGATTCTAGCCCATTTCGTGACGGCGAGGAGCAACAGTTAAGCAATCGCTTGTCGTTTCCCGACGAAGAGGATCCGTTTGCTAGTTTGCACAAGAGGAGTTTCTCTGCAGACGGCGAACCAGAGGAACCAGGGTTTGGAGTTGGAGGAGGAGGAGCCGGTTATCGGTTTCCACAGACCGGTTTAGTTGATGGGTTCGATTCATCTGGTGTTGAGAGTGGCTACGTTTGCTTACAGAGAGAGGGGATGATGAGGATGAAGTTAGCTCAGCAACAGAGAATGGCTCAGCTCATGGCGCTAAG ACAAGGAGAAGAAAGTGGTTACTATTACAGTCCAAGTAGGCATGAGAGAGATGACTCAGTCTCTAGACAGATCTACTTGACATTTCCGTCTGAAAGCTCATTCACTGATGCAGACGTCTCCTCTTATTTCAG TGACTTTGGAGCTGTGGAAGATGTGAGGATACCATATCAGCAGCAAAGGATGTATGGGTTTGTTACTTTCTCTAATGCTGAAACTGTGAGGATCGTATTGGCTCGAGGCAACCCTCATTTCATCTGTGACTCACGTGTGCTTGTTAAACCGTACAAGGAGAAAGGAAAGATCCTTCAAAA CAAGTGGCAACAGCAGCAACTTCAGCAGCTGTTGGAGAGAGGGAGCTATTCTGCTTCTTCAAGTCCTTCTGAAATGGATCTCTATGAATGTCACTTGG GTCCAAGGATGTTTTCAAGGAACACACAAGAGATGATGAGAAGGAAAGCTGATGCACAACATGCCATTGAAGTAGAACTCCAAAGAAGAAGGTTCTTGGCTCTGCAATTGCCTGGGAGGGAGAATGAGTCTGTTCATCATCTCCAGCGTAGTCTTTCTATCGGCTCTCCTTCTCATCTCCCACCTCGGTTCAACCATAGTCTTCTCTTTCAACCAGAAAGCAGCATGGAAGAAACCACAGAAG GTGATAGTGATAGAGGTGAAAGCCATCTTCATCTAGTACCAAACAACAACAAAGTATGCGGATACAGTAACGAGTTCCACAAGAG GCAAGAGACAAGTCCGGAGAATACGCTTCCTGATAGCTTGTTTGGTTTCCCTATTAAGTCTGAAGAAGCACTCCAAACTGAGTCTGATACCAAAGCAGAGGAATGG GCTCACTCACTATAG
- the LOC106298652 gene encoding zinc finger CCCH domain-containing protein 55-like isoform X1: MDPDDPTSIIFKKIRTLEPDNAPKLIGYFLLQDMEQTDLIRLAFGPDTLLQTFCRQAKSVLGLSSNGNHISRPHHHQLLSQSSPSNGFFDFSRNPNPNFDSSPFRDGEEQQLSNRLSFPDEEDPFASLHKRSFSADGEPEEPGFGVGGGGAGYRFPQTGLVDGFDSSGVESGYVCLQREGMMRMKLAQQQRMAQLMALRQGEESGYYYSPSRHERDDSVSRQIYLTFPSESSFTDADVSSYFSDFGAVEDVRIPYQQQRMYGFVTFSNAETVRIVLARGNPHFICDSRVLVKPYKEKGKILQNKWQQQQLQQLLERGSYSASSSPSEMDLYECHLGPRMFSRNTQEMMRRKADAQHAIEVELQRRRFLALQLPGRENESVHHLQRSLSIGSPSHLPPRFNHSLLFQPESSMEETTEGDSDRGESHLHLVPNNNKVCGYSNEFHKRQETSPENTLPDSLFGFPIKSEEALQTESDTKAEEWVERNKCTD, from the exons ATGGATCCCGACGATCCCACTTCCATAATCTTCAAAAAGATCAGAACTTTAGAACCAGACAACGCCCCCAAACTCATTGGCTACTTTCTATTGCAAGACATGGAACAAACCGATTTGATTCGTCTTGCTTTTGGTCCCGACACTCTCTTACAGACTTTCTGTCGTCAAGCCAAATCCGTTTTAGGTCTTTCCTCAAACGGAAACCATATCTCGAGACCCCATCACCACCAGCTATTGTCTCAGTCTTCTCCAAGTAATGGGTTCTTCGACTTCTCTAGAAACCCTAACCCTAACTTCGATTCTAGCCCATTTCGTGACGGCGAGGAGCAACAGTTAAGCAATCGCTTGTCGTTTCCCGACGAAGAGGATCCGTTTGCTAGTTTGCACAAGAGGAGTTTCTCTGCAGACGGCGAACCAGAGGAACCAGGGTTTGGAGTTGGAGGAGGAGGAGCCGGTTATCGGTTTCCACAGACCGGTTTAGTTGATGGGTTCGATTCATCTGGTGTTGAGAGTGGCTACGTTTGCTTACAGAGAGAGGGGATGATGAGGATGAAGTTAGCTCAGCAACAGAGAATGGCTCAGCTCATGGCGCTAAG ACAAGGAGAAGAAAGTGGTTACTATTACAGTCCAAGTAGGCATGAGAGAGATGACTCAGTCTCTAGACAGATCTACTTGACATTTCCGTCTGAAAGCTCATTCACTGATGCAGACGTCTCCTCTTATTTCAG TGACTTTGGAGCTGTGGAAGATGTGAGGATACCATATCAGCAGCAAAGGATGTATGGGTTTGTTACTTTCTCTAATGCTGAAACTGTGAGGATCGTATTGGCTCGAGGCAACCCTCATTTCATCTGTGACTCACGTGTGCTTGTTAAACCGTACAAGGAGAAAGGAAAGATCCTTCAAAA CAAGTGGCAACAGCAGCAACTTCAGCAGCTGTTGGAGAGAGGGAGCTATTCTGCTTCTTCAAGTCCTTCTGAAATGGATCTCTATGAATGTCACTTGG GTCCAAGGATGTTTTCAAGGAACACACAAGAGATGATGAGAAGGAAAGCTGATGCACAACATGCCATTGAAGTAGAACTCCAAAGAAGAAGGTTCTTGGCTCTGCAATTGCCTGGGAGGGAGAATGAGTCTGTTCATCATCTCCAGCGTAGTCTTTCTATCGGCTCTCCTTCTCATCTCCCACCTCGGTTCAACCATAGTCTTCTCTTTCAACCAGAAAGCAGCATGGAAGAAACCACAGAAG GTGATAGTGATAGAGGTGAAAGCCATCTTCATCTAGTACCAAACAACAACAAAGTATGCGGATACAGTAACGAGTTCCACAAGAG GCAAGAGACAAGTCCGGAGAATACGCTTCCTGATAGCTTGTTTGGTTTCCCTATTAAGTCTGAAGAAGCACTCCAAACTGAGTCTGATACCAAAGCAGAGGAATGG GTAGAAAGAAACAAGTGTACTGATTGA
- the LOC106298742 gene encoding uncharacterized protein LOC106298742, which produces MDSSVERTRDPCCLMKTHFLKPYVTSIDGPVAELPRRRRVSVSSSDVKVPTLRSFGNGAGSIDRNFISWMRKMEALHEPTWRKAGIFEAIKASTFKISKNPSLIQALVDKWCPETKSFVFPWGEATITLEDVMVLLGFSVLGSSVFASVESSEMRDAVKKLEKARTKIMGGKGGQVRQSQWTLRFGDRDDPLEHEAFLAMWLSHLVFPHMSRRSISRHVFPVAVRLARGERVALAPAVLASVYRDLGAITGDESYHPKSLLKLVQVWTWERFKNVRPKAKEIPKGEPRISRWDGLQKKYENVRLSLDDFEWRPYTKPLQNWNPLRFYVEEAMWVNVDNSLDDEFVAFARCVRSSQLVGIGFVEDYYPNRVAIQFGFSQDLPGLVTRHSSDYTEKEAWDDYNKSLVGLKLYMPSRLAAGSVTMRYRDWWVKSVSQFLGFEESNETCGASNAGDDGAFPEAQPLSEVLQKLGEGFPAKLKRPRKLRIARRMGSVSVEMPLSELFHKELAKRTSEHLRGKRAREDDDDDENHTDSYDDITISQLVKCRKKDVGDTSESLGIRRRDKEYKKDSRICQELASKDNETVAPQVIEPQNDEEETRSEAVETVVMIPCIGDTVLSPMKAGETCVDVNRSEAVETVVDAGTKEAECVLHDERLKHRKLTTEELALNLEARFMKVKNTLATIRNWITKRNHIQTGLSA; this is translated from the coding sequence ATGGATTCAAGTGTAGAAAGAACGAGAGATCCTTGCTGCTTGATGAAAACCCATTTCCTGAAACCTTACGTAACCTCCATTGACGGTCCTGTGGCCGAGCTTCCTCGTCGTCGTCGTGTCTCTGTTTCTTCATCAGACGTAAAGGTTCCGACTTTGAGGAGTTTCGGCAATGGGGCTGGGTCTATAGATCGTAATTTCATATCCTGGATGCGAAAGATGGAAGCTTTGCACGAACCCACTTGGAGAAAAGCTGGGATCTTTGAAGCTATCAAGGCATCTACATTCAAAATCAGTAAAAACCCATCTTTGATTCAAGCCCTAGTTGATAAATGGTGTCCTGAGACCAAATCATTCGTCTTCCCTTGGGGTGAAGCAACGATAACGCTAGAGGATGTGATGGTTCTTCTAGGGTTTTCTGTTTTGGGTTCTTCTGTTTTCGCCTCTGTGGAAAGCTCAGAGATGAGAGATGCCGTGAAGAAGCTGGAGAAAGCAAGAACAAAGATTATGGGGGGCAAAGGTGGGCAAGTGAGACAGTCACAATGGACTTTGCGTTTCGGAGACAGAGATGATCCGTTGGAGCATGAAGCTTTTCTTGCCATGTGGCTTTCTCATTTGGTGTTTCCACATATGTCTCGCCGCTCTATTTCAAGACATGTGTTCCCAGTTGCTGTCCGTTTAGCTAGAGGGGAAAGGGTTGCTCTTGCTCCTGCTGTTCTCGCTAGCGTGTACAGAGATTTAGGTGCCATTACAGGAGATGAGTCTTATCATCCCAAGTCTCTGTTGAAGTTAGTTCAAGTGTGGACTTGGGAGAGGTTCAAGAACGTGAGACCAAAAGCTAAGGAGATACCTAAAGGGGAGCCGAGAATCTCTCGGTGGGACGGTTTGCAGAAGAAGTATGAGAATGTGAGATTGAGTCTTGATGATTTCGAGTGGCGTCCATATACTAAACCATTACAGAATTGGAACCCTCTTAGGTTTTACGTTGAGGAAGCTATGTGGGTGAATGTTGATAACAGTCTTGATGATGAGTTTGTTGCGTTTGCTAGATGTGTGAGGAGTTCTCAGCTTGTTGGGATTGGTTTTGTAGAGGATTATTATCCGAATCGAGTGGCGATACAGTTCGGGTTTAGTCAAGATCTTCCTGGTTTGGTTACTCGTCATAGCAGTGACTACACAGAGAAGGAAGCATGGGATGATTACAATAAGTCTCTTGTTGGTTTGAAGCTGTACATGCCTTCTCGTCTTGCTGCAGGTTCTGTTACTATGAGATACCGAGACTGGTGGGTGAAATCAGTTTCACAGTTTCTTGGTTTTGAGGAGTCAAATGAAACTTGTGGTGCAAGCAATGCTGGTGATGATGGTGCTTTTCCTGAGGCACAGCCACTAAGTGAAGTTCTTCAGAAGTTGGGAGAAGGGTTTCCTGCAAAACTCAAGCGACCTAGGAAACTTAGAATAGCGAGACGTATGGGATCAGTATCAGTAGAAATGCCACTTAGTGAGTTGTTTCACAAGGAGTTAGCGAAGAGGACAAGTGAGCATTTGAGAGGCAAGCGAGCTCGTGAGGATGATGATGATGATGAGAATCATACGGATTCTTATGATGATATTACCATTTCTCAGCTGGTCAAATGTAGAAAGAAAGATGTAGGAGACACTTCGGAATCACTTGGAATCAGGAGGAGAGATAAGGAGTATAAAAAGGACTCAAGGATTTGTCAAGAGCTTGCTTCTAAAGATAATGAAACTGTAGCACCACAAGTTATAGAGCCACAGAATGATGAAGAAGAAACTAGAAGTGAAGCAGTGGAGACTGTGGTTATGATCCCATGTATTGGTGACACTGTTCTGTCACCAATGAAGGCAGGAGAAACCTGTGTTGATGTAAATAGAAGTGAAGCAGTGGAGACTGTGGTCGATGCTGGAACCAAGGAAGCAGAGTGTGTGCTTCATGATGAAAGACTGAAACATAGAAAGCTTACAACGGAGGAACTAGCATTGAACCTAGAGGCACGTTTTATGAAGGTGAAGAATACTTTGGCAACAATTAGAAATTGGATAACCAAAAGAAACCATATCCAAACTGGACTTTCTGCTTAA